A portion of the Chromobacterium sp. IIBBL 290-4 genome contains these proteins:
- a CDS encoding CHASE2 domain-containing protein — MIPPHLRPLAKLTPALLAAAGLLLTLSQPQTRLDAWLYDGLTRLRPAPAGDAGITLIAIDQKSLAELGRWPWPRAYHALLLDKLRGARAVGMDIVMAEPSGEYDDLQLAQAIRGNGKVVSPVFPELQEGRLTETRPIPLLTQGLAALGHTDYEQDDDGVIRRVFLRAGLGAPRYPSFAQAVADTASRRAAPPLPQPDRPALTWQRSQPLMIPFSSGAKPYQTVSYADALLRLPPETFNQRIVLIGATATGLGQRHLTPVSAHNLGLSGVEINAYATYGLLTDQGITPLPPIWRALAAAVALLLGDWLLSRLSGSKRKLAGYALASLALPSGSAILLYGARIWIGGGIPASLLLLAGLGRFVAGHARLQQLASTDGLTGLNNRRQFDESYAKALQKHGKHAKPLALLIIDLDNFKGYNDRYGHAAGDEILRQAAGALTQCFTRRGELTARLGGEEFGVLLDDCGLETALMAADRFRRKLEGLALPHAASPSGFVTCSIGVAARVPRGHGDGRMLFEMADQALYQAKSEGRNRAVPAAG; from the coding sequence ATGATCCCGCCCCATCTTCGCCCCCTCGCCAAACTGACGCCCGCTCTGCTGGCCGCGGCCGGGTTGTTGTTGACCCTGTCGCAGCCCCAGACTCGGCTGGACGCCTGGCTATACGATGGCTTGACGCGGCTCCGTCCGGCGCCGGCGGGCGACGCCGGCATCACCCTGATCGCCATCGATCAGAAAAGCCTGGCCGAGCTGGGGCGCTGGCCCTGGCCGCGAGCCTATCACGCCCTGTTGCTAGACAAGCTGCGCGGCGCGCGCGCCGTCGGCATGGATATCGTGATGGCCGAGCCCAGCGGCGAATACGACGATTTGCAGCTGGCGCAAGCCATACGCGGCAACGGCAAAGTGGTGTCGCCGGTGTTTCCCGAGCTGCAGGAAGGCCGGCTAACCGAAACCCGGCCCATCCCCTTGCTGACCCAAGGCCTGGCCGCGCTGGGCCACACAGATTACGAGCAAGACGACGATGGCGTCATCCGCCGCGTTTTCCTGCGCGCCGGGCTGGGCGCGCCCCGCTATCCCAGCTTTGCCCAGGCCGTCGCCGACACCGCTTCCCGCCGCGCCGCGCCGCCGCTCCCTCAGCCGGACAGGCCAGCGCTGACCTGGCAACGCAGCCAGCCGCTGATGATCCCCTTCTCATCAGGCGCCAAGCCTTATCAAACCGTATCCTATGCCGATGCCTTGCTGCGGCTGCCACCCGAAACCTTCAATCAGCGCATCGTATTGATCGGCGCCACCGCCACCGGGCTGGGACAGCGCCACCTGACGCCGGTTTCCGCCCACAATCTCGGGCTGAGCGGCGTCGAAATCAATGCCTATGCCACCTACGGCCTGCTGACGGATCAGGGCATCACCCCCCTTCCACCCATCTGGCGCGCCCTTGCCGCCGCCGTGGCGCTGCTATTGGGCGATTGGCTGCTATCCAGACTTTCCGGCTCCAAAAGAAAACTCGCCGGCTACGCGCTCGCCAGCCTGGCGCTGCCCAGCGGCTCAGCCATTTTGCTGTACGGCGCGCGCATCTGGATTGGCGGCGGCATACCCGCCTCGCTGCTGCTGCTGGCGGGACTGGGACGCTTTGTCGCCGGCCACGCCCGGCTGCAGCAACTCGCCAGCACCGACGGCCTGACCGGCCTGAACAATCGCCGGCAGTTCGATGAAAGCTACGCCAAAGCCCTGCAAAAGCATGGCAAGCACGCCAAGCCGCTGGCGCTGCTCATCATCGATCTGGACAATTTCAAAGGCTATAACGACCGCTACGGCCACGCCGCGGGAGATGAGATATTGCGCCAGGCCGCCGGCGCCCTGACGCAATGCTTCACGCGGCGCGGGGAACTGACGGCGCGCCTGGGCGGAGAAGAGTTCGGCGTGCTGCTGGACGATTGCGGCCTGGAAACCGCGCTGATGGCCGCGGACCGCTTCCGCCGCAAGCTGGAAGGACTGGCCCTGCCCCACGCCGCCTCGCCCTCGGGCTTTGTCACCTGCAGCATAGGCGTAGCCGCGCGCGTTCCGCGAGGCCACGGCGACGGCCGCATGCTGTTCGAGATGGCGGACCAGGCGCTGTACCAGGCCAAGAGCGAAGGCCGCAACCGGGCGGTTCCCGCGGCGGGCTAA
- a CDS encoding disulfide bond formation protein B, with protein sequence MSNRQGFLLVAAACAGAMGFALFAQYQLGLEPCPLCIFQRIGVMAAGVLALLAALHNPGRTGARVWGGLTVLAALAGSGVSLRQLWLQSLPADQVPQCGPGLEYLMESFPLWDVLSRVLKGSGECAEIHGRFLGMTMPFWVAVFFAGVIVWTLWLVSRRRA encoded by the coding sequence TTGAGCAATAGACAGGGTTTTCTGCTGGTGGCGGCCGCTTGCGCCGGCGCGATGGGGTTTGCGTTGTTCGCGCAATATCAGCTGGGGCTGGAGCCTTGCCCGCTGTGCATTTTTCAGCGCATCGGCGTGATGGCGGCAGGGGTTTTGGCCTTGCTGGCGGCTTTGCATAATCCGGGCAGGACGGGCGCGCGCGTCTGGGGCGGCTTGACGGTGTTGGCCGCGCTGGCCGGCAGCGGCGTGTCCTTGCGTCAGCTGTGGCTGCAAAGCCTGCCCGCGGACCAGGTGCCGCAGTGCGGGCCGGGTCTGGAGTATCTGATGGAGTCTTTCCCCTTGTGGGATGTCCTGTCCCGGGTGCTGAAAGGCAGCGGCGAATGCGCCGAAATCCATGGACGCTTCCTGGGCATGACCATGCCGTTCTGGGTGGCGGTGTTCTTCGCCGGCGTGATTGTCTGGACGCTGTGGCTGGTGTCGCGCCGCCGCGCTTGA
- a CDS encoding patatin-like phospholipase family protein has translation MRRPSKIGLVLSGGGARAAYQVGVLLGIARLLPDPQRNPFPIICGTSAGAINAVALASGAGNYQLAVATLAKVWKQLHIPDIYDASTAYFVKTFLHFGVSLLSAGHAWPNPQSFLDNAPLRATLSQTMQFGAIASAIDGGYLEALALTASCYTTGMSVTFFQGQEELEEWTRYQRLGLREQIGLDHVMATSAIPLIFPSVRIGEKFYCDGAVRQLSPLSPALHLGAEKLFVVGLASQRPDTIERRNIGAYPMPAQIFGHLLNSVFIDSMAVDMERLTRINHTVSLLQSNEALACQTRLKKVEIFQLNPSRSLEGIVYRHTRLFPPILRFIMKGAGATRQRGTALATYLLFEPDYCRELIALGYRDALHHREEIRQFLEL, from the coding sequence ATGCGCAGGCCCAGCAAAATCGGTTTGGTCTTGTCCGGCGGCGGCGCGCGCGCCGCATATCAGGTAGGGGTGTTGCTGGGTATTGCCAGGCTGCTGCCGGACCCGCAGCGCAATCCTTTTCCCATTATCTGCGGCACTTCCGCCGGCGCCATCAATGCGGTGGCGCTGGCCTCCGGCGCGGGCAATTACCAGCTGGCGGTGGCGACGCTGGCCAAGGTGTGGAAGCAGCTGCACATCCCGGATATTTACGATGCCAGCACCGCCTACTTCGTCAAAACCTTCCTGCACTTCGGCGTGTCGCTGCTCAGCGCCGGGCATGCCTGGCCAAATCCGCAAAGCTTTCTCGACAACGCGCCGCTGCGCGCCACGCTGTCCCAAACCATGCAGTTCGGCGCCATCGCTTCGGCGATAGATGGCGGTTATCTGGAGGCGCTGGCGTTGACGGCGTCGTGCTACACCACCGGCATGTCGGTGACCTTCTTCCAGGGCCAGGAGGAGTTGGAGGAGTGGACGCGCTATCAGCGGCTGGGCCTGCGGGAGCAGATAGGGCTGGATCATGTGATGGCGACATCGGCCATTCCGCTGATTTTCCCCTCGGTGCGGATAGGCGAAAAGTTCTACTGCGACGGTGCGGTGCGGCAGCTGTCGCCCTTGTCGCCGGCCCTGCATCTGGGCGCGGAAAAGCTGTTTGTGGTGGGGCTGGCCAGCCAAAGGCCGGACACCATCGAAAGGCGCAATATCGGCGCATATCCTATGCCGGCGCAAATATTCGGCCACCTGCTCAATAGCGTGTTCATCGACAGCATGGCGGTGGACATGGAGCGGCTGACGCGGATCAACCACACGGTTTCGCTATTGCAGAGCAATGAAGCCTTGGCGTGCCAGACCCGGCTGAAAAAAGTGGAGATTTTCCAGCTCAATCCCAGCAGATCGCTGGAAGGCATTGTTTATCGGCATACCCGTCTGTTTCCCCCCATCCTCCGCTTCATCATGAAAGGCGCGGGCGCCACGCGCCAGCGCGGCACCGCTTTGGCGACCTATCTATTGTTCGAGCCCGATTATTGCCGCGAGCTGATCGCGCTGGGTTATCGCGACGCCTTGCATCATCGGGAAGAGATCCGGCAGTTTCTCGAACTTTGA
- a CDS encoding AlkA N-terminal domain-containing protein, producing the protein MSEIQVSLTLPSGFRLQDILAFHRRDGERLAEQVDEDGLRKGLLWRGQPACLDFRFSPGQARLALAVDGEAGGAAAEALAKMGRRMLGLNQPVERFEREYAAHPQLGPLIAARAGLRVPQTATPFEALAWAITGQQISVAAAVTLRRRMLLLCDCRHSSGLLCHPDPARLAVLSADQLGESGFSRAKSRALLALSQAAASGELPLDDWLEGVPAAAISETLLALPGIGPWTVSYALLRGFGWLDGSLHGDVAVRNALQRVWGAQERPSQAEAEAWLAPFSPWRALVGAHLWALLQAGGF; encoded by the coding sequence ATGTCCGAGATTCAAGTTTCCCTGACTTTGCCTTCTGGTTTCCGTCTACAGGACATCCTGGCCTTTCATCGCCGCGATGGCGAACGTTTGGCCGAGCAAGTGGATGAGGATGGCCTGCGCAAGGGTTTGCTGTGGCGCGGCCAGCCCGCCTGTCTGGATTTTCGCTTCAGCCCGGGGCAGGCGCGGCTTGCCTTGGCGGTGGATGGCGAGGCGGGCGGAGCGGCGGCGGAGGCCTTGGCGAAAATGGGCCGCCGCATGCTGGGCTTGAACCAGCCGGTGGAGCGCTTTGAGCGCGAGTACGCCGCGCATCCGCAGCTCGGGCCGTTGATCGCCGCCCGCGCGGGGCTGCGGGTGCCGCAGACGGCCACGCCGTTCGAGGCGCTGGCCTGGGCCATCACCGGTCAGCAAATCAGCGTGGCGGCGGCGGTGACGCTGCGGCGGCGCATGCTGCTGTTGTGCGATTGCCGACATTCCTCCGGCCTGCTGTGCCATCCCGATCCCGCGCGGTTGGCGGTTTTATCCGCCGATCAACTGGGCGAGTCTGGTTTTTCGCGCGCCAAAAGCCGGGCCTTGCTGGCGCTGAGCCAGGCCGCCGCCAGCGGCGAGCTGCCATTGGACGATTGGCTGGAGGGTGTGCCCGCCGCCGCTATTTCCGAAACATTGCTGGCTTTGCCGGGCATAGGCCCGTGGACGGTCAGTTATGCCTTGTTGCGAGGCTTTGGCTGGCTGGATGGCTCGCTGCATGGTGACGTGGCGGTGCGCAACGCCTTGCAGCGGGTATGGGGCGCGCAGGAGCGTCCGAGCCAGGCTGAGGCCGAGGCCTGGCTGGCGCCGTTCTCTCCCTGGAGAGCCTTGGTGGGCGCGCATCTATGGGCCTTGCTGCAGGCTGGAGGGTTTTGA
- the alkB gene encoding DNA oxidative demethylase AlkB, protein MSGSLFAPENGPWAEPLSAGTVLLHGWACADDAALCAAVETVLRQSPPRGMVTPGGQAMSVATSSCGDWGWVSDRRGYRYSAVDPDSGQPWPAMPDALRTLARGAAAEAGFAGFDPDACLINCYLPGARMGLHQDKDERDFAAPIVSVSLGLPAVFLLGGMRRGDPSARIQLLHGDVLVWGGPDRMRFHGVRPVQPGSHPLLGERRINLTFRKAR, encoded by the coding sequence GTGAGCGGCAGCCTGTTCGCGCCGGAAAACGGCCCGTGGGCCGAGCCGCTGTCAGCCGGCACGGTCTTGCTGCACGGCTGGGCCTGCGCCGACGACGCGGCATTATGCGCCGCGGTGGAGACGGTGCTGCGGCAGTCGCCGCCGCGCGGCATGGTGACGCCGGGCGGGCAGGCGATGTCGGTCGCCACCTCCAGTTGCGGCGATTGGGGCTGGGTGTCGGATAGGCGCGGCTATCGCTATTCCGCCGTCGATCCCGACAGCGGCCAGCCTTGGCCGGCGATGCCGGACGCGCTGCGGACGCTGGCTCGCGGCGCGGCGGCCGAGGCGGGTTTCGCCGGCTTCGATCCCGACGCCTGCCTGATCAATTGCTATCTGCCCGGCGCACGCATGGGCCTGCATCAAGACAAGGACGAGCGCGATTTTGCCGCGCCCATCGTGTCGGTGTCGCTGGGTTTGCCCGCAGTCTTTCTGTTGGGTGGCATGCGCAGAGGCGACCCTAGCGCGCGCATCCAACTTCTCCATGGCGACGTGCTGGTGTGGGGCGGACCGGACCGGATGCGCTTTCATGGCGTGCGGCCGGTGCAGCCCGGCAGCCATCCCTTGCTGGGCGAGCGCCGCATCAATCTGACTTTCCGCAAGGCCCGCTGA
- the pmbA gene encoding metalloprotease PmbA: MADKTFSFSSDALSDIAGRVVDIARRQGASASEADVSEGVGQSVGVRLGEVETIEYNQDKSVSVTVYLGQKKGHASTSDFSEAALEETVRAALDIARYTAEDDCAGLADAQLLADEFPDLDLYHPWSLPVEDAIELARRCENSARAVDARIRNSEGASVSVQASQFIYANSHGFNAGFSSSRHSLSAAVVAGDGQAMQRDYWYSAARHRDDLLPAEEVGRIAGERTVRRLNARRVKTGQYPVLFEAPVAMSLLGHLASAISGGSLYRKSSFLLDCLGKPVMSKQVVIDEDPFLLRGLASSVFDSEGVATQSRRLVDGGVLQGYLLSSYSARKLGMQTTGNAGGAHNLVVHSTGESQAELLAQMGSGLLVTELLGQGVNTVTGDYSRGAAGFWVENGVIVYPVEEITIAGNLREMFLNIEAIANDELDRGGRRIGSVLIGGMMVAGEE; the protein is encoded by the coding sequence ATGGCAGATAAGACATTCAGTTTCAGCTCGGATGCGCTTTCCGACATCGCCGGACGCGTGGTGGACATCGCCCGCCGGCAGGGCGCGAGCGCTTCCGAGGCCGATGTTTCCGAGGGCGTGGGCCAGTCGGTGGGCGTGCGGCTGGGCGAGGTGGAAACCATCGAATACAACCAGGACAAGAGCGTCAGCGTCACGGTCTACCTGGGGCAGAAAAAAGGCCATGCCAGCACTTCGGACTTTTCCGAAGCGGCGCTGGAGGAAACGGTGCGCGCGGCGCTGGATATCGCCCGCTACACCGCTGAGGACGACTGCGCCGGCCTGGCCGACGCGCAATTGCTGGCAGACGAGTTTCCGGACCTGGATCTCTACCATCCCTGGTCCTTGCCGGTGGAGGACGCCATCGAGCTGGCCCGCCGTTGCGAAAACAGCGCCCGCGCCGTGGATGCGCGCATCCGCAATTCCGAGGGCGCCAGCGTGTCGGTGCAGGCCAGCCAGTTCATCTACGCCAACAGCCATGGCTTCAACGCCGGCTTCTCCAGCAGCCGCCACAGCTTGTCGGCCGCGGTGGTGGCCGGCGACGGCCAGGCGATGCAGCGCGATTACTGGTATTCGGCCGCGCGCCATCGCGACGACCTGTTGCCGGCGGAGGAAGTGGGCCGCATCGCCGGCGAGCGCACGGTGCGCCGCCTGAACGCCCGCCGAGTGAAGACCGGCCAATATCCGGTGTTGTTCGAAGCGCCGGTGGCGATGTCGCTGCTGGGCCATCTCGCTTCCGCCATCAGCGGCGGCAGCCTGTATCGCAAGTCGTCCTTCCTGCTGGATTGCCTGGGCAAGCCGGTGATGTCCAAGCAGGTGGTGATCGATGAAGATCCTTTCCTGCTGCGCGGGCTCGCCAGCAGCGTCTTCGACAGCGAAGGCGTGGCCACCCAGTCGCGCCGGCTGGTGGATGGGGGCGTGCTGCAAGGCTATCTGCTGTCCAGCTACTCCGCCCGCAAGCTGGGCATGCAAACCACCGGCAACGCCGGCGGCGCCCACAACCTGGTGGTGCACTCCACCGGCGAGAGCCAGGCGGAGCTGCTGGCGCAGATGGGCAGCGGCCTGCTGGTGACCGAGCTGCTGGGCCAGGGCGTCAACACCGTCACCGGCGATTACTCGCGCGGCGCGGCCGGTTTCTGGGTGGAAAACGGCGTCATCGTCTATCCGGTGGAGGAAATCACCATCGCCGGCAATCTGCGGGAGATGTTCCTCAATATTGAAGCCATCGCCAATGACGAGCTGGACCGCGGCGGCCGCCGCATCGGCTCGGTGCTGATAGGCGGCATGATGGTGGCCGGCGAGGAGTGA
- the yjgA gene encoding ribosome biogenesis factor YjgA, with protein sequence MTDYQNDDGYVSKSQRKRDMDALQDLGRELVDLSKDTLKKMQLPEDLLTAVLDYKRFNANGALRRQMQYIGRLMRDIDPEPIQQYLKVLKGESSEHIAWQKLLERWRDKLMADDKALSDFLAAFPEGDPQQLRTLMRNARKELQDNKPPKAYRQLFQEIKALIPEPGKPRLWQKDEEEDAE encoded by the coding sequence ATGACCGACTACCAGAACGACGACGGCTACGTCAGCAAGTCCCAGCGCAAGCGCGACATGGACGCGCTGCAGGATCTGGGCCGAGAGCTGGTCGACTTGTCCAAGGATACGCTGAAAAAGATGCAGCTGCCGGAGGACCTGCTCACCGCCGTGCTGGACTACAAACGCTTCAACGCCAACGGCGCGCTGCGCCGCCAGATGCAATACATCGGCAGGCTGATGCGCGACATCGACCCCGAGCCCATCCAGCAATACCTGAAAGTGCTGAAGGGCGAATCGTCCGAGCACATCGCCTGGCAAAAACTGCTGGAACGCTGGCGCGATAAGCTGATGGCCGACGACAAGGCGCTGTCCGACTTCCTGGCCGCCTTCCCCGAGGGCGACCCGCAGCAGCTGCGCACGCTGATGCGCAACGCCCGCAAGGAACTGCAGGACAACAAGCCGCCCAAGGCCTACCGCCAGCTTTTCCAGGAAATCAAGGCGCTGATCCCGGAACCGGGCAAGCCGCGCCTGTGGCAAAAGGACGAGGAAGAGGACGCCGAATAA
- the mog gene encoding molybdopterin adenylyltransferase, protein MLKIGLVSISDRASQGVYEDKGLPALQAWLSRALATPFETVCRLIPDEQPRIETTLKALVDDDGCHLVLTTGGTGPAPRDVTPDATLAVADREMPGFGEQMRQISLRFVPTAILSRQVGVIRKQSLILNLPGQPKAIQETLEGLRGADGKAEVPGIFAAVPYCLDLIGAPYIETDETVVKAFRPKSALKPAT, encoded by the coding sequence ATGCTGAAAATCGGCCTGGTTTCCATTTCCGACCGCGCCAGCCAAGGCGTATACGAAGACAAGGGCCTGCCGGCGCTGCAAGCCTGGCTGTCCCGCGCCCTCGCCACGCCGTTTGAAACCGTATGCCGCCTGATCCCGGACGAACAGCCGCGCATCGAAACCACGCTCAAGGCGCTGGTAGACGACGATGGCTGCCATCTGGTGCTGACCACCGGCGGCACCGGCCCGGCGCCGCGCGACGTGACGCCGGACGCCACCCTGGCGGTGGCGGACCGCGAAATGCCGGGCTTCGGCGAACAGATGCGCCAGATCAGCCTGCGCTTCGTGCCCACTGCCATCTTGTCGCGCCAGGTCGGCGTGATCCGCAAGCAAAGCCTGATCCTCAATCTGCCCGGCCAGCCCAAAGCCATCCAGGAAACGCTGGAAGGCCTGCGCGGCGCGGACGGCAAGGCGGAAGTGCCCGGCATCTTCGCCGCGGTGCCGTATTGCCTGGATCTGATCGGCGCGCCCTATATCGAAACCGACGAGACGGTGGTGAAAGCTTTCCGCCCCAAATCCGCGCTCAAACCCGCCACATGA
- a CDS encoding YheT family hydrolase: protein MNYRPPRWLRGGHAQTIWPALAVKLDPPPYRRELWDTPDGARIALDFVDGQAGAPLVVLFHGLEGSSASHYAKALMHAVAARGWNGVVSHFRGCGGVDNPLPRAYHAGDAAEVRWILQRLSGRFARLAAVGVSLGGSMLLNYLAEEGASALPQAAAAVSAPLDLVAASTRLDKGLGKLLYTRMFMDTLKPKAMASLQRHPGLFDAKRLREARTFIEFDDLVTAPLHGFGTALNYWTQASSKPKLTRIARPTLVLNARNDPFLPESALPEPSQVSAAVTLDFPPDGGHVGFATGPFPGHIDWLPQRLLEFIAPHLQD, encoded by the coding sequence ATGAACTACCGCCCCCCGCGCTGGTTGCGCGGCGGCCACGCCCAGACCATCTGGCCGGCGCTAGCCGTCAAACTGGATCCTCCGCCTTACCGCCGCGAACTGTGGGACACGCCGGACGGCGCCCGCATCGCGCTGGACTTCGTCGACGGCCAGGCCGGCGCGCCGCTGGTGGTGCTGTTCCACGGACTGGAAGGCAGCAGCGCCAGCCATTACGCCAAGGCGCTGATGCATGCCGTGGCCGCGCGCGGCTGGAACGGCGTGGTATCGCACTTCCGCGGCTGCGGCGGCGTGGACAATCCGCTCCCGCGCGCCTACCACGCCGGCGACGCCGCCGAAGTGCGCTGGATCTTGCAGCGCCTGTCCGGCCGCTTCGCCAGGCTGGCCGCCGTCGGCGTATCGCTGGGCGGCAGCATGCTGCTCAATTATCTGGCCGAGGAAGGCGCATCCGCCTTGCCCCAGGCCGCGGCCGCCGTCTCCGCGCCGCTGGATCTGGTGGCGGCCAGCACTCGGCTGGACAAGGGGCTGGGCAAGCTCTTGTACACCCGCATGTTCATGGACACGCTCAAGCCCAAGGCCATGGCATCGCTGCAGCGCCACCCCGGCCTGTTCGACGCCAAGCGGCTGCGCGAGGCGCGCACCTTCATCGAGTTCGACGATCTGGTCACCGCGCCGCTGCATGGCTTCGGCACCGCGCTCAATTACTGGACCCAGGCCAGCAGCAAACCCAAGCTGACGCGCATCGCCCGCCCCACCCTGGTGCTCAACGCCCGCAACGATCCCTTTCTGCCGGAAAGCGCCTTGCCTGAGCCGTCGCAGGTGTCGGCGGCGGTGACGCTGGATTTCCCGCCGGACGGCGGCCATGTCGGCTTCGCTACCGGTCCCTTCCCCGGCCACATCGATTGGCTGCCGCAGCGGCTGCTGGAATTCATCGCGCCGCATCTGCAAGATTGA
- a CDS encoding PaaI family thioesterase, whose amino-acid sequence MTAEQKTERTLTVQWDDPMTGARAALDLSGLDYLQAMADGRLPAPPVAKLLGFDFIRAEKGEVEFAFHPHESQFNPIGTVHGGVISTLLDSAMGCSVHSTLPQGKAYTTLELKVNFVRAVLPANGKLICRGKVIHAGGRMATAEGHLQDEAGKLYAHATTTCMIFDTPAR is encoded by the coding sequence ATGACTGCCGAGCAAAAAACCGAACGCACTCTCACCGTACAGTGGGATGACCCGATGACCGGCGCCCGCGCCGCGCTCGACCTATCCGGCCTGGATTATCTGCAGGCCATGGCCGACGGCCGCCTCCCGGCGCCGCCTGTGGCGAAGCTGCTGGGTTTCGATTTCATCCGCGCAGAAAAAGGCGAGGTGGAATTCGCCTTTCATCCCCACGAATCGCAATTCAACCCGATAGGCACGGTGCACGGCGGCGTGATCAGCACGCTGCTGGACTCTGCCATGGGCTGCAGCGTCCACTCCACCCTACCGCAAGGCAAGGCGTACACCACGCTGGAGCTGAAAGTGAACTTCGTGCGCGCCGTGCTGCCCGCCAATGGCAAGCTGATCTGCCGCGGCAAGGTGATCCACGCCGGCGGACGCATGGCCACGGCGGAAGGCCATTTGCAGGATGAGGCCGGCAAGCTGTACGCTCACGCCACCACCA